The proteins below come from a single Benincasa hispida cultivar B227 chromosome 4, ASM972705v1, whole genome shotgun sequence genomic window:
- the LOC120075397 gene encoding eukaryotic translation initiation factor 5-like, with amino-acid sequence MALQNIGASNRDDAFYRYKMPKMVTKIEGRGNGIKTNVVNMVEIAKALGRPASYTTKYFGCELGAQSKFDEKTGTSLVNGAHETAKLAGLLENFIKKYVQCYGCGNPETEIIITKTQMITMKCAACGFISDVDMRDKLTTFILKNPPEQKKGSKDKKALRRAEKERLKEGEAADEEQKKIKKDSLKKKSTGTTKDAVTKVPSKKKNNGSDEDHSPARSHAGDNDQAADDDDDDDVQWQTDTSLEAAKQRIQEQLSAVTADMVMLSTTEENKLSKKSPEHEKSAVNGNKNGNGVSTHGALIQEIKDYLKKGPSAADLKSFLESLSGTRQEIVNALVEALFDGVGKGFSKEVVKKKKFLASAAAEEGSQIILLRAIESFCINTSPEAGKEVALVLKSLYDGDVIDEEFVLEWYQQGVAGANKSSHIWKHVKPFIEWLQNAESETEEEE; translated from the coding sequence ATGGCATTGCAAAATATTGGTGCATCGAACCGTGATGATGCCTTCTATAGGTATAAGATGCCTAAGATGGTTACTAAAATTGAAGGTAGAGGTAATGGCATCAAGACTAATGTAGTTAACATGGTGGAAATTGCTAAAGCCTTGGGCAGACCTGCCTCTTACACTACCAAGTACTTTGGATGTGAGCTTGGTGCACAATCCAAGTTCGATGAGAAAACCGGGACTTCTCTTGTAAATGGTGCACATGAGACAGCAAAGCTGGCTGGTCTTCTCGAAAACTTCATCAAGAAATATGTTCAATGCTATGGATGTGGGAACCCTGAGACTGAGATAATCATCACGAAGACACAGATGATCACTATGAAGTGTGCTGCCTGTGGATTTATTTCTGATGTTGACATGAGAGATAAACTCACAACATTTATTCTCAAGAATCCTCCTGAACAGAAAAAGGGATCAAAAGACAAGAAAGCATTGAGGAGGGCCGAGAAGGAACGGCTTAAGGAGGGAGAAGCTGCCGATGAGgagcaaaagaaaataaagaaggaTTCGCTAAAGAAGAAAAGCACTGGTACTACAAAGGATGCTGTAACCAAAGTTCCAagtaagaaaaagaataatggCTCAGATGAGGATCATTCTCCAGCTCGTAGCCATGCTGGTGATAATGACCAAGCAGCTGATGATGATGACGATGACGATGTGCAGTGGCAAACCGACACTTCTTTAGAGGCAGCCAAGCAACGTATTCAGGAGCAGTTAAGTGCTGTCACTGCTGATATGGTCATGCTCTCTACCACCGAAGAAAATAAGTTGTCAAAGAAGTCCCCCGAGCACGAGAAGTCTGCAGTCAATGGAAACAAGAATGGAAATGGAGTTTCTACCCATGGAGCCCTCATCCAAGAGATCAAAGATTATTTGAAGAAAGGTCCCTCTGCAGCCGATCTCAAATCATTCTTGGAGTCACTTTCTGGAACTCGCCAAGAGATTGTGAATGCTTTAGTTGAGGCTCTATTTGATGGTGTTGGGAAAGGCTTCTCAAAGGAGGTagtgaaaaagaagaagttcTTGGCCTCAGCTGCTGCTGAGGAAGGATCACAGATAATTCTGTTGCGCGCCATTGAATCTTTCTGTATCAACACAAGTCCGGAAGCAGGTAAGGAGGTTGCTCTAGTCCTGAAATCCTTATACGATGGAGATGTTATAGATGAGGAATTCGTGCTTGAGTGGTACCAGCAGGGTGTGGCTGGTGCTAACAAAAGTTCTCATATCTGGAAGCATGTAAAGCCATTCATCGAATGGCTTCAAAATGCTGAGTCCGAGACGGAGGAAGAAGAGTAA